The Impatiens glandulifera chromosome 8, dImpGla2.1, whole genome shotgun sequence genome includes a window with the following:
- the LOC124912984 gene encoding metalloendoproteinase 5-MMP-like, whose protein sequence is MVKPRCGFPDLVNGSLIKHGVKLVRDPFKSGLYYGYGEPRWSKLKLYWSVAPGTRSDAINPITYAFYSWQKVTKFNFLRSYGNTDIQISFTSYPSEDYEPFLRHSGIMAYSRLPPRGTLRFRADAPWTNGARADKMDIETIAVHELGHVLGLKHSIVPSAVMWPYSQSGVIKRKLHDDDIYAIKALYNFR, encoded by the coding sequence ATGGTTAAACCTCGGTGCGGCTTCCCTGATTTGGTTAATGGATCTCTCATCAAACACGGGGTGAAGTTAGTTCGGGACCCTTTTAAAAGTGGTTTGTACTACGGGTATGGAGAACCAAGGTGGTCGAAACTCAAACTATACTGGTCTGTAGCACCCGGAACGCGATCAGATGCCATTAATCCAATTACTTATGCGTTTTACAGTTGGCAAAAGGTCACGAAGTTCAATTTTCTAAGAAGTTATGGAAATACAGATATTCAAATAAGTTTCACTAGTTACCCTAGTGAGGACTATGAGCCATTTCTACGGCACTCAGGAATAATGGCTTACTCACGTCTTCCGCCCAGAGGAACGCTCCGTTTCAGGGCAGACGCTCCTTGGACGAACGGAGCAAGGGCTGATAAAATGGACATTGAAACAATTGCGGTGCATGAGCTAGGACACGTACTTGGTCTTAAGCATAGTATTGTTCCTTCTGCCGTAATGTGGCCATATTCACAATCAGGGGTTATCAAAAGAAAGCTACATGATGATGACATCTACGCAATTAAGGCATTGTACAATTTTCGTTAG
- the LOC124912985 gene encoding metalloendoproteinase 5-MMP-like, with protein MVKPRCGFPDLVNGSLIKHGVKLVRDPFKSELYYGYPERKWSKLLLSWSVAPETRSDAMNAIYNAFDSWQGVTRFNFMVSYGKPDILISFTSFPSEDYEPFLRHSGIMAYADLPPKGKLHFRADVPWSNAASGDKMDIETIAVHELGHILGLRHINVPSAVMWPYSELGVIKRKLYRDDILAIKALYKFR; from the coding sequence ATGGTTAAACCTCGGTGTGGCTTCCCTGATTTGGTTAATGGATCTCTTATCAAACACGGGGTGAAGTTAGTTCGGGACCCTTTTAAAAGTGAATTGTACTACGGGTATCCTGAACGAAAGTGGTCGAAACTCCTACTATCCTGGTCTGTAGCACCCGAAACGCGATCAGATGCGATGAATGCAATTTATAATGCGTTTGACAGTTGGCAAGGGGTCACGAGGTTCAATTTTATGGTAAGTTATGGAAAGCCAGATATTCTAATAAGTTTCACTAGTTTCCCTAGTGAGGATTATGAGCCATTTCTACGGCACTCAGGAATAATGGCTTACGCAGATCTTCCCCCTAAAGGAAAGCTCCATTTCAGGGCAGACGTTCCTTGGTCGAACGCAGCAAGTGGTGATAAAATGGACATTGAAACAATTGCGGTGCATGAGCTAGGACACATACTTGGTCTTAGGCATATTAATGTTCCTTCTGCCGTAATGTGGCCATATTCAGAATTAGGGGttatcaaaagaaaattatatcgtGATGACATCCTCGCAATTAAGGCATTGTACAAATTTCGTTAG